Part of the Paeniglutamicibacter sulfureus genome, GGCAAGGAGGTGGGCCAGGCCGCCGCGCAGCTGGTGGCTTCCCGCGCCGACCTGCTGGCCAACTACGGCCCGCCCGTCCCGGGCATCCACCCCGGGGACACGCTGACCTCTTCGGCCGCCGTCACCAACCACGGATCAATTCCTGTGACGGTGTATCCACACGGGGACGTGGACGGAGAGCCACAAGCCATCGCCCCGGGTTCCACAGCCGTGTGGCTCCACCTGAACCACCTCGCCACCGCGGCCGGCGCACTGCCACGCATCGACTGGGCTGTCGAATCCGGGCCGGAGGTGCCTAGGGAGTCCTCTTCGCCGGGCGGGTGTGCATAATCCCGCCTTGCCTCATGTCAATATGCTCGCGAAATAATCCCGCATGCCTCAACTAATTTGCTCGCCAAATAGGGCATCCCCGGACTGCGCGCGCATCTTGGCCCGGTTGATGAGATGGTTCTGGATGGCATTGATGCGGCGAGTGATGGCCGCCGGATTCAGGTCCCCGTGGATGCCCGCCAGGGCCTTGGCATGTTCCGGGTCCATGGCCTCCAGATCCATGATGCGCTGGTACGCGGTCCGCGGCCGGTCATAAGTCCGCTTCCTGCGACCCGAACGTGCGGTGCCGTAGCCGTTGGCCTTGACCATCGGCAGCAGGTGGTTCTTGCGCTGGTTCACCAGCGCCCAGAGCTCATTGAGCAGGGCCATCTCCTCCGGACCCTCGTAGCGGAACCTGAAGGCATGGCGACGGACCCAATCCCGATTTCGCTGCTCGACATGCGCATTGTCGTTATGCTTATACGCCCGCGCCCTAGTCAGATCAATGTTTCGTTCCTGCGCCCACTCGATGAGCTGGGTGTTGATGAATTCACCGCCATTGTCGAAATCCAGGGCCCGCATCGGGTAGGGCAGGGACCGGACCAGCAGGTCGACCCCGGCCACGACATGGCTGTGCGCACGGTTTTTCACACACGTGTTCACGGTCCACCCGGTGAACACATCTGTCAGGGTGATCGAATACAGGAACTCGCCCTTGAGGCTGTGTCCGCAGTGGGCGACGGTGTCGATCTCGAAGAACCCCGGTTCCTGCTCCATGGGCGTGCCCGACCACCGCACCGGGATCTCCGAACGCAGCATCGCCCCGGGCTTGGTCGAGGACAGTGCCGAGGGGTATCGAGCGGCGCGCAACGGCTTCAGATACCGATCCATCGTGGAGGCCGACATGGATAGCAGCTCGTCCCTGACCTCGTCGGTCAGCAGTCCCGCCACTGTCCCGAGTTCGTCGAAGCGTTCCAAACGCTCGAGCTCGTCGGCCATGATCGGAGCCAAGTATTTCCCGCAGGGCTCTCCGGAAAGCGTCCAGATTCGTTCCAGGAGCTTGAGGGCCGCCGGCCCGTACTTGCGGGGCCTGCGCCGCGGCAGGGGCTTCGGAATCCCGCGTGCGGGCTTACGCAGTTCCGTGGCCAGACGCCGGCGGGCGTTGGCCCTTGACCAGCCGGTCGATGCGCACAGGTAGTCGAGCATCACGCCCTTCTGTCCCTTGGTCCCTTTCGCATACTCGGCGGCGAAGCCGCTGACGAGCTCTCGCCGGGTGTGCATCGATATCCCCTGTTTCATCTCCCCAGCACAGCCTGCTGCCCGCCCTGGTGGCCAGAGTTTCGCGAGCATTCTTAAATGAGGCACGCACCTCATTTCGCGAGCATTACTAGTGAGTCAACGCGAATCCTTGAAGGGCCGCCGTACCCGCGCCTACCATGGGAATCCATGAGGTCCCCGGAACGGGGAACCTGCGAACCAGTCGTTCAACCGGGGGGATGACGGCACATTGATTGAGGGATGAAATGGTTGAGCCACAAGACCCCGGGGACACCGACTACCTGAGGGTGGCCGAGGCCGCCGCAGCGATGGACGTGCCGAGGATGACCGTGTACGACCTGGTGCAGGAGGGCAAGCTGCCTGCGGTGAGTTTCGGCAAGTCCTACCGGATTCCCGCCCGGGCCGTTCGGGAGTACCTGTCCGCTGACCGGCACGCGGCGGTGCCGCTCAACTGAGCGTGCCAATCTAGCCGGGAACAGCAGGCACGGCACTGGTTACCGGCCGTGGCGCCGAAGCGGGGTCGCGAGGGCGCCAGGGCCGGCCGGCACCGGATCCGGGCGCTGCGCCATCCGCCCGGACTCGGTCCGGCTCAGGAGTGCGGCCGTGGCCTCGGCAATGGCCCGTTCCTCGTCGGTGGGCACCACCAGCACCGGGAACGCGGAGCCGGCGGTGCTGATGCACCGCGGCTCCCGCGCCGGGGCCCGGTTCGCGGCCTCGTCAAGTGCCAAGCCCAGTGCCGCCAGCTTGCCGACAACCAATGACCGGAAACCGGCCGCGCTTTCCCCGATGCTTCCGGTGAAGACCAGGGCCTTGGCACCGCCGACGGCCACATGATAGCCGCCCGCGTATTTTGCCAGCCGATAGGCGGCCATTTCCAAGGCGAGGCCTGCCTCTTTCCCCCCGTTCAATGCCACTTTCTCCATGAAAGCCAGGTCGTCAAGGCCGCAGAGGGCCTGGAACCCGCAGTGCCGATCCAGCATTTCCTCCGCGCCCTCGGGATCAAGCCCTTTTCGTTGGAGGTACAGCAGGACCGAGGGATCGATGTCCCCGCATCTGGTGCTCCCGATCAAACCGTCAGCCGGCGAGTACCCCATGGACGTGTCGATGCTGCGGCCCCCCTTGATGGCTGTCACGGATGAGCCATCGCCCAGGTGCGCAATGATGCCGTCGAACTGTCCGACACCCAGCCCCAGGAAATGCGATGCGGCGCGGGTGACCTGGCCGACCGAGATCCCGTGGAATTCGTAGCGCCGGATCCCGTGCCTGCTGTAGTAGCCCCCGGGGATGGCATAGCGCCAGGCGGTCTCGGGCATCGTCTGGTGGAAGGCGGTGTCAAAGACAGCCACCTGCGGGAATCCGGGCCACAAGGCGCCGGCGGCCCGGATTCCCTGAAGTCCATCGGGGTTGTGCCGTGGGGCCAACCGCGTCAGGTCCTCCAGCGCGGCGATCGTTTCCTCGGTCAGTGCCACGGGCTCGGTGAATTTCTCTCCGCCGTGGACCACGCGGTGTCCGATGGCATCGATCGTTCTTTCGCCCAGGACCTCGTGCACTTGGTTCTTGATGTGCGCCAGGGCCTGGTTTCCGTTCCCGCTCCCGGAGAGGTCCGGGCGCCCGCCACTCTTGGGGACCTCGCCCGAGGCGAGCAGAACCGATGCGTCCTGGGCATCCGCGTGTTCACAGTGGCGCAGTTGGTAGCGGATCGACTCCGGGCCGCACATCAATGCCAGGATGAGCATGGTCCCGCCCCTGACCGCTGCCTTGTGGGGGAAACCCGTCGGTCCATGACGCGTCCATGGTTTCCGGGGGCACGGATGGCGGGTGGGGCGCTCCGATGAACATGGATCTCGGATGTTGTGCGGCAAGGCCAAGTCCTGGTGCCCGGGACGGTGGGTGAACAGGCCATGCTGGATCTCCGAGGTACCCATCGGGGACATCGCCGCCCCGTGGTTAAGGCCGGACCCTGCTTGCCGTCCATCTCCAGTCTAAGAACCCCTCCCCGCGTGAGGGAAGGGATGAAACCACCGGATCCCCACCCGGCCCCGCGGTGCGGTCGGCGGCCGGAAGAACTGCCGCGGCTGCCGCGATTGCGCTGAACCCTGGGGGCGTCGCCGTCCGGTTGTCACTCCATGTCCGTCCCCGGGTGCACGTCTCGAGGGTCCAGGAGGCCGACGCTCGGACACCTGGAAGCCGGTACAAACACGAGATCCCGTCATCCGGCATTGGTTGCAGGTCCAATACATTGTCTTGGCCGAAGCGCGGCCGTAGCATTGCGACAGGGAAGATCCCTGTCAACGTCGGCTTCTGGCCGGTGGAGATGCGACACAACAAGAGGATGCAACAATGGCAACAGGCGTAGTCAAGTGGTTCAATTCCGAAAAGGGCTTTGGTTTCATCGCTCCCGATGATGGATCCGATGATGTGTTCGCCCATTATTCGGCGATCGCCAGCAGCGGCTACCGCTCCCTGGAAGAGAACCAGAAGGTCCAGTTTGATATTGTCCGTGGAGACAAGGGTCCGCAGGCGGAGAACATCCAGCCCTTGTAATCCCGGATCAAGAACATTCCTCCTTTGCCACGTGCGTTAGCGGGGTCAGTGCCTCCGAAGCGACGGGGCGTTGCGTTTGCAACCGGCCGTCAAGTCTAGGTCGAGTGTACGAGGAGCCTGGTGCCATCGAACACCCGGGGAACCCTGCCCGAAGGATCAACCTTCGGGCAGGGTTCTTTCTCTTGAGTGGGGCAAGCACTTGCGGCGGCCACAGACCGTTCGTGCCATCCGGCCCAGCGGATCCGCGTCCGCCCCTTGAGCCGATACCCTTCGTGTTCTACGGTGGAATCCCACCGAGCAGGAGGTACGTCATGGGTGAAGTCATTGAACCACTGGACGCCGGGGACGCCGAGGCCGTCGCCGCCGGGATGATCGCTCCCGACGAGGCCAGGCCCGTGGATGAACCCGACACCGAGCCCGGCCTGGATAGTGAGCGACCCGTGCTGCTGGAGGAGCGGAGGGACAGCGAAGCCAACCCGACAGCTGGATCCGGCGACGGCCTGGACGTTGAGTACACCGCTGATCCCGCGGATCAATAGGCGCCTGCGGCACCCCTCCCCCGTCATTTCCCCGGGGCGCTGCCCCATCTCCGGCTACTGCTGAGGTGGCCAAGCGGCATTCGCAATGCGGTGGGCAAGTTTTTTCCGGACTCCTCACTCATCCGTGCCAGGTTCGCCCTGCGAATCCCCCACCGCGCACCGTTAACGCGGGTTTCTGCCCGGCCGGCGGAGGGTAAATTGCCGCGGACGTCGAAAAGAGAGGCAGTCAACTGAAAGTTGACTGCCTCTCTTTTGCCTTGTCGCTGCTAGCGGATGTTCACTAGACTGAAGTTACGGCAGACAGAACGCCAGGATCCCCGGATTGTCGGGGATCCTGGCGTTTTTGGTTCCGGTTCTCTGGCTACTTTCTGTGGTTTTTGATGTGGTGGTCGATGAGGTCCATGGCCCTTTGTTGGCGGGGCGTGGGCAGGGAAAGCAGTTCGAAGGTCCGCTCGGTGCCCGGGACGCTGGTGGTGTTCCTGGTCCGGGTTCCCAGGTGGGTCAGGAGGTCTTGGTAGCTGGTGGCGGTGGTCCCGTCGTCGAGTTTCCGGGTGCTGGCCTTGGATGCCGCGGCGGCGGAGCGTTCGACCTTGGCGACGGGTTCCTCGGGCACGGGTCGGTTCTCGTCGGTGAAGGTCAGTGGTGCGAGGGCGGTGCGCAGGTGCCAGGTGAGGTGGGCGGCGAGCATGCAGAGGAAGACGTGGGCTCGGGTCCGGTTTTCGGTGTAGTGGCGGATGGGGCGGATGCCCAGGTCGCGGGTTTTGAGGGTCTTGAAGATCTTTTCCACGTTGGCCAGGGACTTGTAGGTGCGCACCGCCTCGGGGGCGTCCATGGTGTCGGCGGGGAGGTTGGTGCGGATGACGTAGATGCCGTCCAGGTCGGCCTCGCGGGCAATGGATCCGGTGTTGCGGGTGTAGGTGAAGGCGGTGTCTTCGATGATGAGGTTGAAGTGCTTTTGCATGTTGTATTTGCCGGCGACCTTGCCGACCTTCACCCCGATCTTTCCGGCGCCCTTGAGGCGGCCGGCCTCCACCGCTTTCTTGATGGTTTCCAGCTTTTCCTCGGTGGCCTCGAGCAGGTTGGTGCGTTTGTGGGCGCGCTTGGCGGCCAGGGCGGGGTTGCGGCAGGCGATGAGCCGTTCGCCGGGGTATTTCGGGTGGGTGATCTCGGCGAGGTTTTGTTGGTCGAACAGGCTCATCTGCAGGGGGCCGTTGTCCTCGGCGAGGTGCTGGATGTCGGTGTTGCGCAGCGCGGTGACCCAGGAGAAGTCGGTGTCTTTTTTGAGGTCTTCGACCCGTGCGTTGGTGATCATGCCGCGGTCTCCGACCATGGCCAGGTCATGGACGCCGGAGAGGGCGTGGATCTCCTTGGCAATCTGGATGAATGCGGTCGGGTCGGCGGTGTTCCCGGGGAACACTCGCACGGCGATGGGCAGTCCGGCGCGGGTGGCGAGCATGCCGTATTCGATTTGTTCGCAGCCGCGTTTCTTGTCCCTGGAATACCCGAATTTTGCCAGCGGGTTGTGGGTTCCGGTGACCCAGGAGGAGGACAGGTCAAAGAGCGCGAGGCCCTCGGGGTTGTGTTCGGGTCCGAGGTGGGTGCGGGCGAGCTGCTTTTCGATGCGGGGTTGTTGTTCCAGGAGCCAGTCCATGGCGGCGTAGAGCTCGTCGGTGGTGGCCGGTCCGAGGTCGGTGCCCAGGGTGGTGTCGGCGAACCAGTTCAGGGTGGCGAGCTTGGAGGTCGGCTTGCAGATCCGGGCCGCCAGCAGGGCCATGATGAGGTCCCGGTTCCGGCAGGCGGGGCCCAACAGGGATTCGAAGCGCAGGCCGCGGGCCATGGCGTAGATCGCGTCGATGTGTCCGTGGGGCAGGGTGCGCAGGATCTGCATCCGGGCATCGGCGTCCACCATTCTCTTGCCGTTCAGGGACGCCTTCAGGTCCAGGATGGCGCGTTCGGGCAGGTAGGAAATGTTGCCCAGGGTCTCGTGCTTGACCTTGCCGCCCTCGCGGTAGGTCCGGCGCACCAGGGCGGACCGGTATTCGACCTCCACACCGGCCTTGTTGACCCTGCGGGATGTGTTGATGGCTACATGCATGGCCTTGGTGCCTTGTTCCATGGCAACAAATTACACCTTGCTCGCGGAGATTGGAAGGCTTTTCGTGAAAACTTTAGTGGCTACAGTTTTCGGCCAAAAGAGGGGAATTGCCCCGGAACCATGCGGTTCCGAGGCAATTCCTTAACGTAACCTCAGACTAGAGGCGGGCGTTCCACTTCTGCGTTCCGGTCAGCTTGTAGTAGCTGGAGGACACCTTGGTGGTGACGGAGACCGATCCGGTGTACCGGTGGGTACCGGCCGACTTCTTCACGCCGTTGACGTAGTAGACAACCCCTACCTTCGCCGGGATCTTCACCGTGTTCTTCGATGCACTGAACACCGGCTTGGTTGGCACCACGGCGTTGCGGTTGTCGAACTTCCACGACGTCGTTCCAGCCAGCTTGTAGTGGCTGGAGGACGCCTTGGTGGTGACGGTGCCCGTACCGGTATACCGGTGGGTACCTGCAGTCTTCCGCACACCGTTCACGTAGTAGAGGACGCCCGTCTTGGACGGGATCTTCACCGTGTTTCCCGATGCACTGAAGGACGTCTTCGTGGGAACCACCGCGTTGCGGTTGTCGAACTTCCACGAGGTGGTTCCGGTCAGGGCCTCGGCCCCGTTGGCAACCTTGGCAGTGACCGTGCCGGTGCCGCCGAAGGAGTACGTCCCGGCCTTCTTCACCGCGCCGTTGATGGAGTATGCCACGCCCGCCTTCGCGGGAATCGTGACAGTGTTCCTGCCTGCGTTGAAGGACGGCTTCGTCGGGGTCACCGTGTTCCGGTTGTTGAACTTCCACGACGTCGTTCCGGCCAGCTTGTACCAGCTGGAGGACGCCTTGGTGGTGACGGTTCCCGAACCGCTGTACTTGTGGGTACCTGCAGCCTTCCTCACACCGTTCACGTAGTAGAGGACGCCCGTCTTGGACGGGATCTTCACCGTGTTTCCCGGCGCGCTGAAGGCGGGCTTGGTGGGCACCACCGCGTTGCGGTTGTCGAACTTCCACGAGGTGGTTCCGGCCAGGGCCTCGGCCCCGCTGGCAACCTTGGCACTGACCGTGCCGGTGCCGCCGTGGGAGTAGGTCCCTGCCTTCTTCGCCGCGCCGTTGATGAAGTAGGCAACGCCCGCCTTGGCGGGAATCACCACGGTGTTCTTGCTGGCGTTGAAGGTGGGTGCCGTTGGCGTCACGGAGTTCTTGTTGTCGAACTTCCAAGAACTCGTCGCCCCTTCGGCCACCTTGTGCGAACTGTCAACGGCCTTGGCCGTCACGGTTCCCGACCCGGCGTTGACGTACGTACCCGCAGCCTTCGCTTCACCGTCGATGAAGTAGCCGACTCCGGTTGAAGCCGGAATCTTGACCTGGTTGGCCGTGGCACTGAAGGTCGGAGCAGCCGGGGTCACTTCGGTCCGCAAATCGAACTTCCAGCTGCGGGACTCGACGATGTAGTTCTCCGAGGCCGCCTCCGCCGTGACAGTCACCTGTGTGGTTGCCGGGTAGGTTCCGGCTTCCTTGAGGGCTCCGTCGATGGAGTAGGCAACTCCGGTGACCTTCGGGATGGTCACGGTCTTGTTGGACAGGTTGTGGTCCGGAGCCTGCGCCGTGACGGTTTCCTTCAGGGTGCTCAGGGTGCCTTCGGTGGGGGTGGAGATGAACTGTGAAGGTGCACCGTCAACCCCTGTCACGGTCGCCACGACCTGGACCGGGAATCCGGCCTCGGCCTCGGTGAAGGTGAACTTGCCCGTGGTGTTCGACTGCGTGGTGGTGGCGAACTGGGTGTTGTCCGGTGCCAGGCGCAAGACCTGGAGTTCGAAGGCCACCTCGCTGCCGCCGGTGACCGGTCCCTGCACATTGGCCGTGAGCTGGCCGCCGACTGCCGGAACCGCGTTGGAGGACGGTGCCACCGAAAGCGCGACGCCCGGCTCGGGATCGGGATCGCCGAGGCCGTTGCTGATGTCGATGATGCCGTCGGCGAACTGCAGCTGCTCAATGTTGCGCAGCACATCCACGCTGGCGTCGTTTCCGGTAGTGGTCACCCTGACCATGTTCCCGGGCAGGGCTTCGAGCTGCGCCTCGGCGGCATTGATGCCGTACACGACGGTGTCGCTGCCGCCCGTGGCGATCTGGATCTTCCGTTCGATCGTCAGCTCCGACGGGTTGATGGCGCGATCGAAGATGCGCTCGATGAAGGGCTCGAGCGTATCGGAACGTTCATCGCCCAGGGCGATGTTCACGTCCAGCCAGGCATCGCCGTCAACGAAGTTCTCGCCCCGACGGGGCTCGATCAGGTCGCTGCCGCCGCCACCGAGGATGAGGTTGTTGTTCATGTCCTCGGCCTCGAAGGCCTGTCCGTCAAGGAAGGGCAGGGCGTAGACAGGCTGCTCGCCGCCGCCGAGCAGGTCGCGAAGGCCGGTGACGCGGTCCAGCTGCGCCTGGGTCAGCCGGTGGCCGTACCCGATCTTGTCCCTCTGGGGGTCTTCGAACGCATCGCGGTTGCGCACACCGCGCACGACGTCATCCCCGTCGAATCCGGAGAACGCCTCGACCTCGTCGTAGCGATCGACGATGGAGCTCTCGACGCCCGGCACGATCTGGACGGGGTCAAGGTCGGCGCGAACCGGGTGGGTGGTCTTGTCATAGGTCACCCAGTCGAAGCCGAGCATGCCGTGGAAGCGGTCGGCGCCGGGGCCGCCGACCATCACGTCGTCGCCACCTTCGGCGTCGTGGTCGTTGTTGCCGGTCCGGCCCACCAGGACGTCATGTCCGCCGTGATACATCCCGGGGTCGTTTTGCGCGGTGCCGCTCAAGTCGCCGACCAGAAGGTCGGCGTTGGTTCCGCCGTCGATCCAGTCATCTCCCTCATCGCCGCGGACGTTGTCGCGCCCGGTGGAGCCCAGGATGAAGTCGTTCCCGAGCCCGCCGAAGCTGGTGGAGAAGTCCTGGCCGCCGACGATGAAGTCCTGCCCGGAACCACCGAAGAGCAGGTCGCCGAGGCCCGGTCCGCCGTTGAGTGCGTCGTTGCCCGCTTCACCTTGGAGACGGTCGTCGCCGAAGATGTCGGTCAGGACATCGTCGCCGTCGCCGCCCATGAGCGAGTCTGCGCCGTCGTCGCCTTCGATGGTGTCGTTGCCGCCCTTTCCCCAGACCGAATCGTCGCCGATGCCGGTGCGGATGGTGCTGCTTTGGTCGGCGCCCTCGGCATCCTTGGCGTCCTGGACGACGATGTGTTCGTCTCCGGTGAACCGCCAGCCATCGGCCTGCGAACCGGTGAGGCCCGCCGCGTTGAGATCTGCTTGGCGATTGGCGCCGTCGTCCAGGTTGAACGTCAGCTGCGGTGCCGCAAAGACATCGTGCGGGACGCGGTCCGCGGTGGTGTTGCGCTGCACGATCTGGGACAGCGAGTTCGCCTCCAGCGAGTGGAAGAGCGAGTTGCCCAGGTTGCGGGAGAGGTAGTAGAACCTGTCACCGTTCTGCAGGTCCTCGAGTTGCTTCTCAAAGACGTGGTTGAACGTGGCCCCGAGCATGCCGCCGAAGACGAACGGCTTCTCGGCCAGTCCACCCATCCACAGGTCAATGTCGTCCAGTCCGGCTTCGGACGCGGGAAGGTTCATGAATGCCGTGTCGCCCGCGAGCGTCGTACCGGCTGCACGCTTGGCGGCCAGGGTGGTGGCGGCGGTCAGGGACGGGTGGTTGCCGTAGGCGGCGATGAAGTTGACGATCGATTCCGGGTTCTTCATCGAGAGCTTGAAGTCCTGCCAGCTGGAGTAGGGCTGCAGCTGGGGATCGCGCGTCTCGGCAAAGAACACCTTGCGCGCCGCCTGGAGGCCCGGGGTACCGGTTTCCCTCGCACGCGCCATGTTGATGGTGGCGAGATCGAGCGGGAGGCCAAGAAGCTTGTTGCGCAGGGTATCGGTGACGAACTCGTCGACGCCGTTGGCGGTCTGGTTGGCCAGGCCCTTGAGGATGTTGCCCGCGGCATCCGCGGAATCTGTTCCCGAAGCCGCAAACAAAGCGGGATTGAGGAAGGCCTCCAGGAGTTGCTTGTCGGCGAACGTGCCGTCGGCCTGTTCCACCGGGATGGACTCCCGCAGCATGGAGTGCCCGAACCGGTAGACGGAGTGGGCGAACTCGGCGCGGATCGAGGAGTTCACGTCCGGCTGGTACGAGTTCTCATTCAGCACGGTGGTGTCGATCTCCGGCTGGATCCGGCGGGCGAATTCCTCGAAGACCAGGTGCTGGTACTGCATCTCGGTCAGGAAGCGGGCGGCCTGGAACAGTCGCTCGCCCTTGTCCCAGAAGCCGTTTGCGTTGAAGCGGTTCTGTAGGTCAGCAGGCATCGAAGCGAGTTCTTCCTGGATCTGTGCCTGCAGGCGGTTGTGCTCCGAGTGGAAGACGTGGTGCACGGCGGTCAGGCCGATGTTCTCGTTGCCGCGGCCATCGCCCGTGATGAAGTGCTTGCCCAGGGCGTCGTTGTCGTAGCCGGGGATCAGCGGGGAGTTCGGATCATTGGGAACCGACGGCTTTGGCTCGGCCGGCGTCGCACCATGGGCGATGTCGTCCAGGAACGATGCATTTGCCGTGAGCCCGTCCGTGACGATCGGCGAGCCGATGTTGCCTTCCTTGAACCCTTCGATGGTGGCCAGCTGGGGCATGCCCGAGGCTCCGGGGATCAGGTGTCCGTAGGGGTCCGTGGCGAGCAGCGGAACGTCCAGGACGTCGAAGTCGTCCAGGATGATTCCGAGCTTATCGGCTGCCTGGGCCTGGACATCGTCCCACGTGGGAAGACCTCCTGCTGCACCGTCAAGGATCTTCCCCGTGGGAACGGGCTTGCCCTCCACGAGCTCGTATTCGCGCATGAACGCCTGGTGTGACGCGTGCGAGCCGTAGGTCTGGTTCTGGTCCACGAACGGCGTGGTGCGGTTGACGTGTTCGCGCGCCGTGCCGTCATCACCGGTGTCGATGGTGGCGCGGGTCAGGGTCAGGAAGTTGGTGCGCCCGCCCGGGACATAGAGCGGGTCGTCCTCCTTCAGGGGCACCACAACGGTGCCGTTCCCGCCCTTGGACACCAGGTCCAGACCGTGGTCGAAGAACTGGCCGAAGATCGTGAACAGGCTGGTGGCGGAGGCCGAAAGCCCTTCGTCGGTGGCGATATCGGGGATAAAGGTGTTGTTTGTGCCCTCCGGGCCTGCCCCGTCGACCCGCTGGACGACTTCGCCGGCGGCCGGATTGCCGGTCGTCTGGTCGACGATCAGGTTGCTGATGGTGCGTGGTTCCGAATCGTAGACGAATCCCTCGGTCTGCTTGTAGCTCGTGGCTGCTCCGGGTGCGTCGGTGTCGTTGCCCGGGGCGCGCGGCGGCGTGACCTCGGCGTCCTTGTACCCGGCCGGAACCAGGCGCGGGAACGTTTCCTGTGCCGTGCCGAATCCGTCTTGGCCCGGCATGAGGTTGTTCCACCGCCCGTCAACGGTCCGCAGGCCGTGCGGCAGCAGCGGGTTTCCCACGCAGGGTTGGTCCTTGGCGTCGAAGAAGGTCTGCGACGCGACGTCGAACCGCTTGTCGTTTCCGCACAGCGGTGATGAATCGGGATTTGTGAGCGTCCGCTCGGCGTGCGCCTCGGAAATCTCGACTTGCTTGATGATGTATTCCAGGTCGCCTTGCGTGACGTTGAAGTCCTGACCCGGCGGAGGTGCGGCGAATGCCGCCGGAATCGGTGCGAAGGCACCTCCGGCCACCAACGCAGCCCCAGCTGCGAAAGCCCCCCATTTTTTGCCCGATTGCGCGGACCTGTCCCCTTTTTTATTCACTTTAATGCACTCCCAAGGTGATGACGGCGCGACGGATTGACCGCCGACCGTGAAAAAACCGAGGAACTGGCACTCCCCCAAAAAGCTTTACGAGTGACCTGAACCCCCCAAGTACGGATAACTATGGCGGGAGAGCTCTCCAATGTAAATAGCGTGCGTTGACTCTTTTCCGGAGCTCCCGCGCGGTGCCCGCAAAACCACAAGCCCGGACGGGAATGACGCAGGTATCGGCGCGAACCTTCCCCTGATGACAATGAGGATCCTTGGATGTTCATGCACTATTCGGCAGCGGTTCGATCGCCCACATCGCTGCCGGTCCCCCTGGGGGGATGACTCGAAAATACCGAAGGGGAAACCCACGTTTCGCATCCTCATGGCCGGTCTGGAATTGGCAGGCCGCACCAGGGGAAAGCCACTGAAAAGGAACCACGACATTTCCTGCGCTCTACTCCTGACAGGCGAGGCGTGGCCTGACATACTGGGCCCATGGGGACTCGGGGGAAATCCAGGATAGGTGCAATCTTTTTGGGTGGCACAACCATCATCTGCCTGCTTTCGGCATGTGCCTTTTTCGATTCGGGGGCGCCCGGTCCGAC contains:
- a CDS encoding peroxidase family protein yields the protein MAGGAFAPIPAAFAAPPPGQDFNVTQGDLEYIIKQVEISEAHAERTLTNPDSSPLCGNDKRFDVASQTFFDAKDQPCVGNPLLPHGLRTVDGRWNNLMPGQDGFGTAQETFPRLVPAGYKDAEVTPPRAPGNDTDAPGAATSYKQTEGFVYDSEPRTISNLIVDQTTGNPAAGEVVQRVDGAGPEGTNNTFIPDIATDEGLSASATSLFTIFGQFFDHGLDLVSKGGNGTVVVPLKEDDPLYVPGGRTNFLTLTRATIDTGDDGTAREHVNRTTPFVDQNQTYGSHASHQAFMREYELVEGKPVPTGKILDGAAGGLPTWDDVQAQAADKLGIILDDFDVLDVPLLATDPYGHLIPGASGMPQLATIEGFKEGNIGSPIVTDGLTANASFLDDIAHGATPAEPKPSVPNDPNSPLIPGYDNDALGKHFITGDGRGNENIGLTAVHHVFHSEHNRLQAQIQEELASMPADLQNRFNANGFWDKGERLFQAARFLTEMQYQHLVFEEFARRIQPEIDTTVLNENSYQPDVNSSIRAEFAHSVYRFGHSMLRESIPVEQADGTFADKQLLEAFLNPALFAASGTDSADAAGNILKGLANQTANGVDEFVTDTLRNKLLGLPLDLATINMARARETGTPGLQAARKVFFAETRDPQLQPYSSWQDFKLSMKNPESIVNFIAAYGNHPSLTAATTLAAKRAAGTTLAGDTAFMNLPASEAGLDDIDLWMGGLAEKPFVFGGMLGATFNHVFEKQLEDLQNGDRFYYLSRNLGNSLFHSLEANSLSQIVQRNTTADRVPHDVFAAPQLTFNLDDGANRQADLNAAGLTGSQADGWRFTGDEHIVVQDAKDAEGADQSSTIRTGIGDDSVWGKGGNDTIEGDDGADSLMGGDGDDVLTDIFGDDRLQGEAGNDALNGGPGLGDLLFGGSGQDFIVGGQDFSTSFGGLGNDFILGSTGRDNVRGDEGDDWIDGGTNADLLVGDLSGTAQNDPGMYHGGHDVLVGRTGNNDHDAEGGDDVMVGGPGADRFHGMLGFDWVTYDKTTHPVRADLDPVQIVPGVESSIVDRYDEVEAFSGFDGDDVVRGVRNRDAFEDPQRDKIGYGHRLTQAQLDRVTGLRDLLGGGEQPVYALPFLDGQAFEAEDMNNNLILGGGGSDLIEPRRGENFVDGDAWLDVNIALGDERSDTLEPFIERIFDRAINPSELTIERKIQIATGGSDTVVYGINAAEAQLEALPGNMVRVTTTGNDASVDVLRNIEQLQFADGIIDISNGLGDPDPEPGVALSVAPSSNAVPAVGGQLTANVQGPVTGGSEVAFELQVLRLAPDNTQFATTTQSNTTGKFTFTEAEAGFPVQVVATVTGVDGAPSQFISTPTEGTLSTLKETVTAQAPDHNLSNKTVTIPKVTGVAYSIDGALKEAGTYPATTQVTVTAEAASENYIVESRSWKFDLRTEVTPAAPTFSATANQVKIPASTGVGYFIDGEAKAAGTYVNAGSGTVTAKAVDSSHKVAEGATSSWKFDNKNSVTPTAPTFNASKNTVVIPAKAGVAYFINGAAKKAGTYSHGGTGTVSAKVASGAEALAGTTSWKFDNRNAVVPTKPAFSAPGNTVKIPSKTGVLYYVNGVRKAAGTHKYSGSGTVTTKASSSWYKLAGTTSWKFNNRNTVTPTKPSFNAGRNTVTIPAKAGVAYSINGAVKKAGTYSFGGTGTVTAKVANGAEALTGTTSWKFDNRNAVVPTKTSFSASGNTVKIPSKTGVLYYVNGVRKTAGTHRYTGTGTVTTKASSSHYKLAGTTSWKFDNRNAVVPTKPVFSASKNTVKIPAKVGVVYYVNGVKKSAGTHRYTGSVSVTTKVSSSYYKLTGTQKWNARL